The following are encoded in a window of Oreochromis aureus strain Israel breed Guangdong linkage group 10, ZZ_aureus, whole genome shotgun sequence genomic DNA:
- the faxdc2 gene encoding fatty acid hydroxylase domain-containing protein 2: MSVETAASGAREAGGSRGSSGRQEGPGGLWDSVKKAGFVIGSGILFLAAFGNSLTWHLQRFWGASGDFWQNLWTKLYVAYEGHDASLFFLGTMLAPTLAFWGSNALLLWVDITGTPSFITRYRIQLDKNNPVDPAKLRQALKCVLFNHVVISGAMTVVVYYLMSWRGNPCGPELPTFHWALMELAAFSILEEILFYYSHRLFHQPSLYKHYHKQHHEWTAPIGVVSIYAHPLEHVISNLLPVVSGPVLLGSHLSTTSLWYCVALVSTTISHCGYHLPFLPSPEFHDFHHLRFNQCFGVFGILDRLHGTDSKFRQSKQYERHTLLTSFTPLNESIPDTQKKGQ; this comes from the exons ATGTCGGTGGAGACAGCAGCCAGCG GTGCGAGGGAAGCTGGGGGAAGCAGAGGAAGCAGCGGCCGACAG GAGGGCCCCGGAGGACTGTGGGACTCTGTGAAGAAAGCCGGGTTTGTCATCGGATCTGGGATCTTATTCTTGGCTGCGTTCGGGAACTCACTGACATG GCACCTTCAGAGATTCTGGGGAGCTTCAGGAGATTTTTGGCAGAACTTGTGGACCAAGTTGTACGTGGCATACGAGGGCCATGATGCTTCTTTGTTCTTCCTGG GGACCATGCTTGCTCCCACTCTGGCCTTCTGGGGGTCAAATGCTCTCCTGCTATGGGTGGACATCACTGGTACACCCTCCTTCATCACCCGCTACCGTATCCAGTTGGACAAGAACAACCCA GTGGATCCAGCTAAGCTGCGCCAAGCCTTGAAGTGTGTCCTCTTCAACCACGTGGTAATCTCCGGGGCCATGACGGTGGTCGTTTACTACCTGATGAGCTGGAGAGGAAACCCCTGCGGCCCCGAGCTGCCCACCTTTCACTGGGCCCTGATGGAGCTGGCCGCCTTCTCCATCTTGGAGGAGATTCTCTTCTACTATTCACACAG GCTGTTCCACCAACCCAGCCTCTACAAGCATTACCACAAACAGCACCACGAGTGGACCGCTCCCATCGGTGTCGTCTCCATCTACGCTCATCCTCTGGAGCACGTG ATCTCCAACTTGTTGCCGGTGGTAAGCGGGCCAGTGCTCCTGGGCTCCCACCTGTCCACCACCTCCCTGTGGTACTGCGTAGCTCTGGTCAGCACCACCATCTCCCACTGCGGATACCACCTTCCCTTCCTGCCTTCTCCTGAGTTCCATGACTTCCACCACCTCAG GTTCAATCAGTGTTTTGGTGTTTTCGGCATCTTGGACAGGCTCCACGGCACAGACAGCAAGTTCCGTCAGAGCAAGCAGTACGAGCGCCACACCCTGCTCACCAGCTTCACCCCGCTGAATGAGAGCATCCCTGACACACAAAAGAAGGGCCAGTGA